One window from the genome of Calditrichota bacterium encodes:
- a CDS encoding nitroreductase gives MRVYDLTLKRRSIRRFLQKPLSREILAKLVNAGRLAPSGANLQPLEFVVVDDKSLSGKVFATLKWAAYIAPAGDPPQDKRPVAYIVVLVNRKIKKKNGEVDAAAAIENMILVALDEGIGSCWLGSVDREALAQVLRIPKNFKIDSVLALGYPDESPEVEDAVDSIRYWKDERGVLHVPKRKLDEVIHFNEYSH, from the coding sequence ATGAGAGTTTACGACTTGACGTTAAAAAGAAGAAGCATTCGGCGCTTTCTGCAAAAACCGTTGTCCAGAGAAATTTTAGCTAAATTGGTCAATGCCGGCAGATTGGCGCCTTCGGGCGCGAATTTGCAGCCGCTCGAATTTGTGGTGGTTGACGACAAGTCGCTTTCAGGCAAAGTTTTTGCTACGCTTAAGTGGGCTGCTTACATTGCGCCGGCCGGCGATCCCCCGCAAGATAAACGCCCCGTCGCTTACATTGTTGTTTTGGTCAACAGAAAAATTAAGAAAAAAAACGGTGAAGTCGATGCCGCGGCTGCCATTGAAAATATGATTCTTGTGGCTTTGGACGAAGGAATCGGCAGTTGTTGGTTGGGTTCTGTGGATCGCGAAGCGCTGGCTCAGGTTTTGCGAATCCCGAAAAATTTTAAGATAGACTCTGTGCTCGCGCTGGGGTATCCGGACGAGTCGCCCGAGGTAGAGGACGCGGTAGATTCCATAAGATATTGGAAGGATGAGCGAGGCGTTTTGCATGTGCCTAAAAGAAAATTGGATGAAGTTATTCATTTTAATGAATATTCGCACTAA